Within the Chloroflexota bacterium genome, the region CGCTGCCGATGCCCGGGAGGCGGTAATCCGGGATGAGCTTGATCGGCGACTGCACCTGGCGGTTCGTGAAGTGCTGCTGCTCGGCAAACCACTCCAGCCCGTCCGGGTCGGCCGACGCCAACGGAGAAACGACCGCCAATGCCAACGCCAGCGCCAGGCCAGCGACCAGAATGCCACGCCCGCCCCGCACCGGCGCCGTGCCCTGCTCCAGCATGTCGCGGCGCGTGGCGCGCAGGAACGACACCGCGCCAACGGTGATCAATCCCTCACCGATGCCGATCAGCAGGTGTACGCCGCCCATCGCCGGGATCGCCAAATTGGCGGGCGAGGTGCCCGATAGCGCCAGTTGCAGGCCCACGGCCAACGACGTGACGACGATCGACGCCCAGGCCGACAGGAACGCCGCGGCCAGCATGCCGCCGGCGCGCCCGCCCGACAGCCGGGCGACCAGCCGGTACGTTGCATACGCGACCGCCGTGGCCACGATGCCCATGTTGAAGATATTGGCGCCCATCGCCAGCAGACCGCCATCCTGAAAGATCAGCCCCTGCACCGCGATAACGCACGTCATAATCAGGATCGACGCCCACGGCCCGAGCATGATCGTCGCCAGCGCCGCGCCGACCAGATGGCCCGAGGTACCGGCCGCCACGTTGAAGTTCAGCATCTGCCCGGCAAAGATACAGGCCGCCAGCACGCCCATCAACGGCACCTGCCGCTCGCCCAGGTCCGTATTGACGCGCTTCAACGCATACGCCACGACGATGGCTGTCGCGGCCCAGAAGAACAGGGCGACGAGCACCGACAGGAAGCCGTCGGGAATGTGCATCGGAACCGGTGAAGCCAGCATGGGTGAATCCCCCCTGTAATTATGAGTGCCGGGCCTTGGCCGGTCTGGGCTGACAGGCCTGGCACAGGCCAAATACCGCGAAATGATGAATGGAGGCCTCGAAGCGATATTTCTTTCGCAATGCCGCCTGCAGCGGAGCCAGCAAGGCGTGATCGAACTCGCCGACCTCGCCGCACAGGCTGCAAACCATGTGATGATGTGGTTCATCACGGTTAACCTCGTACTGCGCGCTGGCCTTGCCAAAGTCGGTCACCGTGATCACGCCCTCGCCCGCCAGCATATCCAGCGTGCGGTAGATCGTCGAGCGGTTGACGTACGGATGCTTCTTCTTCACCCGCTGGAACACCTCGTCGGCGGATACATGCCCGTCGCTCTCCTGCATGGCCGCCAGGATCATGACGCGCTGTGGCGTCACCCGGTAGCCGCGCTTGCGCAGGCTGTCAATGATCGGGTCGTGCGCGCTCAGGCTTTTGCGTGTGGTCATGGTCGCTCTATTTCATTGTAGGGTGCGATCCGAATATTGGCAAATGGGAATAGTTGTAATAAGGAATAGGCGCAAAAAGGGTACGCCTTGGCGCGCCCCGGCCTGCATCGTTATACCGCCTGCGCGCGCGACGCGGGCAGCCCCGCCAGCCATCCCGCCCAGTCCGGGTGATCGCCGGCGTAGCGATTGTAGTGCGCCTGCAACAGCACGCCGCCGGCGCCGATCAGGAACGAGGCGTTCATCTGCAGCATGTCCTGATCGGACAAGCCCGTATTGTGCCCGGCCGCCGCGCCGCGCACGTACGCCTTCCAGGCGCGCGGATCGGTGAGCTCTCTGAGCAGGTTCAGCTTACCGATCCGGTACGCACGGTAGGCGTTCTGCTGCGAGTCTGCCAGACAGAGGATCTGTTCGGAAAAGCGCCGGCCGAACAGCGTCACCTCGCTCGGCTTGCCCAGCGTGACCGCGACGATGCGCGCGCCGCGCCCAGCGAACTCCGGCTGCATCTGGGCCAACTGGCCCATCGCCTCCTGGCAGGTCACTCAGCCAAAGTGGCGCAGGAAGGTCAGCAGAACGGCATGCTCGCGCCACAGCGACGACAATGCCACACGGCTCAGGTCGCCGGCGGTCAGCGACAGGTCCGGCGCGCGATCGCCGACGGACAGGTAATTCGTGCTCACGGGGATTCCTTGCTTGAAAACTGTACGACGGCGCCATGGGCCTGCGCGGAACTTATATCGCCCACGATGGCGCGTGTGATGCACTGACACATATCGGGGGCGCCACGTGCGCCCCCGACCGCTGCTCCAGTCTATCTACGGCGCCTACCGACCCTCTTGTACGCTATCTCCATGCCTCGCCATCCCGCCCTGCTCTCAATACGCGCTACACTACCGTCTGAATTGGCGGCAAACGGAGCACAGTCATCTTGCGAAAAGTCCACGTCAGGCGCGGTATGCGCAGTGGCGAGCCCCGCTCATGGATCACTCTCTGGAGATAGATCAAGGCAACGCCTACAACACAAGGGGCCAGGTCGTGAGTTGGTTGCACGGACGAGGCCCAGACGCTTTGTGCAATTACAGAGCGGTACACGACGCCTCAAAGGGCGGGCGCGGAAACCGCCCCCTACGGCAGACGGCGGCGTTTGATTTCGATC harbors:
- a CDS encoding transcriptional repressor → MTTRKSLSAHDPIIDSLRKRGYRVTPQRVMILAAMQESDGHVSADEVFQRVKKKHPYVNRSTIYRTLDMLAGEGVITVTDFGKASAQYEVNRDEPHHHMVCSLCGEVGEFDHALLAPLQAALRKKYRFEASIHHFAVFGLCQACQPRPAKARHS
- a CDS encoding energy-coupling factor ABC transporter permease, yielding MLASPVPMHIPDGFLSVLVALFFWAATAIVVAYALKRVNTDLGERQVPLMGVLAACIFAGQMLNFNVAAGTSGHLVGAALATIMLGPWASILIMTCVIAVQGLIFQDGGLLAMGANIFNMGIVATAVAYATYRLVARLSGGRAGGMLAAAFLSAWASIVVTSLAVGLQLALSGTSPANLAIPAMGGVHLLIGIGEGLITVGAVSFLRATRRDMLEQGTAPVRGGRGILVAGLALALALAVVSPLASADPDGLEWFAEQQHFTNRQVQSPIKLIPDYRLPGIGSEAAATIASGVVGMLIVFGAAGATAYIRRNRKNLPAH